The nucleotide sequence CAGCAACAATGCGAACATCTACTTTGATAGCCGAGTGACCACCAACGCGGTAGAACTGACCGTCAGCCAGAACACGAAGCAGTCGGGTCTGGATATCCAGCGGCATATCACCGATTTCATCCAGAAAAAGTGTGCCGCCGTTAGCCTGTTCAAAGCGGCCCTGGCGGACGTTATTGGCTCCGGTAAAGGCGCCCTTTTCGTGGCCGAACAGCTCTGATTCAATCAGGTCTTTAGGAATTGCGGCCATATTCAGCGCGATAAACGGGTTTTTCGCTCTCGGGCTGTGCCTGTGCAGCGCATGGGCAACCAGCTCTTTACCTGTACCGGATTCACCATTGATCAGAACTGAGATAGAAGAACGGGACAGACGGCCGATGGCTCGAAATACTTCCTGCATGGCCGGTGCTTCACCGATAATTTCAGGCGTGTCATTGGGGAAAGCTTCGTCAGCTGCGCTTTCCTTCTTCTGCTCCTGGCTATGTGTAAGAGCCCTTTCAACCAGAAGAAGGGTTTCATCTATGTCGAATGGCTTGGGAAGATACTCAAAGGCACCCTGCTGATACGCATTGACTGCCGCATCCAGATCCGAGTGTGCTGTCATGATAATAACAGGCAGGTCAGGATTTCTCTGATGAACCTGTTTCAGCAGATCTAAACCATCAATACCAGGCATGCGAATATCCGATACCAGGACATCTGGTGCTTCACGCTCCAGTGCCATCAACACGCTTTCAGCATCGGCAAATGTCTCACATTTGATGTCGGCAGATGAGAGCGTTTTTTCCATTACCCATCGAATGGAACTGTCATCATCTACAACCCAGACATATCCTTTACTCATATCTTTGTTTCCCCGTTCTATCTGATTTTTCTATTTTTAAAAGAGACTTAACCAAGTCAGTTCAGATAGGTAAATAAATAGTAAATGTGGTTCTACCCGGCCAGCTTTCTACGTCTATTTTGCCTTTATGCTGGTCGATTAAATTCTGTGAAATTGACAAGCCAAGCCCTGTTCCGCCTTCTCTTCCGCTTACCATTGGATAAAAAAGCGTATCCTGCAGTTTGGCTGGAATGCCCGGGCCGTTATCAATAATTTCTATCCTGGCTGCCAGCTTGTACCTGTGACCATGGATATTTGCCTGATGCACGGTTCTGGTTTTCAGAATGATGGTTCCATCTTCCCGGTCGGCGAGAATCTGTGCCGCATTACTGACGATATTTAGCATGGCCTGCTCAATCTGGTCCGGGTCCATAAGGATTTCGGGAAGGCTTGGATCGTAATCTCTCTCCACTGTGATCGCCGGAGCTTCCAACTCAACCAGCTGGCGCACTTTTTCCAGAACAATATGCAGATTTTCTTCTTTCTTTTTACCCGGTTTTTGCGGTCCAAGCAGACGGTCAACCAGAGATCTCAGTCTGTCTGCCTGCTCAATAATGATCTGGGTATATTCGGTCAGCGATGGCTCCGGCAGCATTTTTTCCAGCAGCTGTGCTGCGCCGCGTAAACCGCCCAGCGGGTTTTTAATCTCATGTGCCAGACCACGAACCAGTAACTTAGCGGCCTGCTGCTGGGCATGCTGATTCAGTTCCTGTGTCAGCCTCCTTTGCTGGCCGATTTTGCGCATTTCAACTAGCAGCATCAGCTTTTTCTGCCAGGAAATCGGGCTTACCGTTACCTCCAGCATTAGCGGCTTGCCATCAATAACAAAGGTAACATCGCTGTCGGTAATACTCTGACCGCTTTGTAGTGGCTGAGTCAGCAGCGCCAGGTCCAAAGAGGCGTGCTGGATAAACTGAGTCAGCGGACAATCCATCATGCGCTTTATGCTCTGTGAAAAAAGTTGCTCAGCAGCCGGATTGGCATAACGAATAACTAAGCTTTCATCCAGCATGATTGTCGCTGTCACTACATTTTCCAGTATTGCAGTTGAAAGATCTTTGCTCACAATGCCTCCGCTATGCTCTATGAATGCACAATGCACCAAAATGGTGCGTTGTTTTTTAAGAGTATGAGCTATGATGGTGAAGATAAAAAGCGCTTATCTCTCTAATAGTCCGAAAAAGCAGGGATTTATATCAATCCGGCTCAAACTCATGGGATTCTGGGGTGAATGCACCGTTATAGGACATGATGATGCAAGAAGTTTGCCGGGTTTTAGGCCCTGGGCCCTGGTGCGTTCGCTGCGCTCACTTCTGGGCCCTGGGAAGTGCAATTATACCAATCACTGAACAGCTAATTATTGGTATTATTTAGAATAGTCGTCCCAGGTACCAGCAGGGCGAAGCCCGAACCCAGGGCCCAGGGCCAAAAAAAAGACCCGCCCAAAGGCAGGTCTTTCTAAATAACTTAAAACCAGTTACTTACATATTAAACAGAGTAGTAAAGATCAAACTCAAGTGGGTGAGTTGTCATGTTTACTTTCTCTACGTCCTGAGACTTAAGGTCGATGTAAGAATCGATGAAGTCGTCAGAGAATACGCCGCCAGCTGTCAGGAACTCACGGTCTGCGTCTAGTTCTTCTAGAGCATCTTTCAGAGAGTAAGCAACAGTTGGGATAGCCAGTGCTTCTTCTGCTGGTAGGTCGTAAAGGTCCTTATCCATTGCTTCACCTGGGTGGATTTTGTTCTTGATACCGTCAAGACCAGCCATAAGCATTGCTGCGAAGCATAGGTATGGGTTAGCAGATGGATCACCGAAGCGAACTTCGATACGACGTGCTTTAGGGCTTGGTACCACTGGGATACGGATAGAAGCAGAACGGTTACGAGCAGAGTAAGCTAGCATAACTGGAGCTTCGAAGCCTGGTACAAGACGCTTGTACGAGTTAGTAGATGCGTTAGCAAATGCGTTGATTGCGCGAGCGTGCTTGATGATACCACCGATGTAGTAAAGAGCAGTTTCAGAAAGACCGCCGTACTTGTCACCAGCAAACAGGTTAACGCCATCTTTAGCCAGAGACTGGTGAACGTGCATACCAGAACCGTTATCACCAACTAGTGGCTTAGGCATGAATGTAGCAGTTTTACCGTATGCGTGAGCAACGTTATGAACTACATACTTGTAGATTTGGATTTCGTCAGCTTTTTCAGTCAGAGTGTTGAAACGAGTAGCGATTTCGTTCTGACCAGCAGTTGCAACTTCGTGGTGGTGAGCTTCAACTACCAGACCCATTTCTTCCATTACAAGACACATTGCAGAGCGGATGTCCTGAGATGAGTCAACTGGAGCAACTGGGAAGTAACCACCTT is from Vibrio sp. JC009 and encodes:
- the glnG gene encoding nitrogen regulation protein NR(I) produces the protein MSKGYVWVVDDDSSIRWVMEKTLSSADIKCETFADAESVLMALEREAPDVLVSDIRMPGIDGLDLLKQVHQRNPDLPVIIMTAHSDLDAAVNAYQQGAFEYLPKPFDIDETLLLVERALTHSQEQKKESAADEAFPNDTPEIIGEAPAMQEVFRAIGRLSRSSISVLINGESGTGKELVAHALHRHSPRAKNPFIALNMAAIPKDLIESELFGHEKGAFTGANNVRQGRFEQANGGTLFLDEIGDMPLDIQTRLLRVLADGQFYRVGGHSAIKVDVRIVAATHQNLEKLVHEGKFREDLFHRLNVIRVHIPALRDRKQDIEKLTLHFLAKAAEELGVEIKTLHSSTVDALKRLSWPGNVRQLENICRWLTVMASGSEVLPSDLPTELLEEKSVATAHGGGSWQEELESWARAALSSGETELLAYALPEFERILLKTALNHTNGHKQEAAKVLGWGRNTLTRKLKELDIG
- the glnL gene encoding nitrogen regulation protein NR(II) yields the protein MSKDLSTAILENVVTATIMLDESLVIRYANPAAEQLFSQSIKRMMDCPLTQFIQHASLDLALLTQPLQSGQSITDSDVTFVIDGKPLMLEVTVSPISWQKKLMLLVEMRKIGQQRRLTQELNQHAQQQAAKLLVRGLAHEIKNPLGGLRGAAQLLEKMLPEPSLTEYTQIIIEQADRLRSLVDRLLGPQKPGKKKEENLHIVLEKVRQLVELEAPAITVERDYDPSLPEILMDPDQIEQAMLNIVSNAAQILADREDGTIILKTRTVHQANIHGHRYKLAARIEIIDNGPGIPAKLQDTLFYPMVSGREGGTGLGLSISQNLIDQHKGKIDVESWPGRTTFTIYLPI
- the glnA gene encoding glutamate--ammonia ligase; translation: MSVENVLSLIQENEVKFVDLRFTDTKGKEQHISLPAHQIDADFFEEGKMFDGSSVAGWKGINESDMVMMPDAASAVLDPFTEDATLNIRCDILEPATMQGYDRDPRSVAKRAEEYMRSTGVADTVLIGPEPEFFLFDDVKFNTDMSGSFYKIDDVEAVWNTGTDMEEGNKGHRPGVKGGYFPVAPVDSSQDIRSAMCLVMEEMGLVVEAHHHEVATAGQNEIATRFNTLTEKADEIQIYKYVVHNVAHAYGKTATFMPKPLVGDNGSGMHVHQSLAKDGVNLFAGDKYGGLSETALYYIGGIIKHARAINAFANASTNSYKRLVPGFEAPVMLAYSARNRSASIRIPVVPSPKARRIEVRFGDPSANPYLCFAAMLMAGLDGIKNKIHPGEAMDKDLYDLPAEEALAIPTVAYSLKDALEELDADREFLTAGGVFSDDFIDSYIDLKSQDVEKVNMTTHPLEFDLYYSV